A DNA window from Hydrogenothermus marinus contains the following coding sequences:
- the pheT gene encoding phenylalanine--tRNA ligase subunit beta, which translates to MRVSYNWIKELVDIDETPEKIEEKLNETGLETTVEKFGNYIPNLTTVKIISITPHPEKNNLLVCKATDSEKEYQVITTAKNIKENDIVILAKEGAKIKGKEIKPTNFGSITSEGMFLSLTELDIGIETDELFILGEDTPIGVDASKLLGLGEDYIFEIEITPNRGDALSVKGLAREIAAVFGVKRKEIIPIVSIFKEKEPQIQINTDKVYRYRGIILENVSIKPSPVDIQIKLIKSGQKPINNIVDFTNYVLLLEGQPFHAFDLDKIKGKVIVRQAKEGEKIVALDGNEYSLKETDIVIADEEKTIAIAGVIGGDNTKVDENTKNILLEAANFDPISVRKTAKRLAINTDSSYRFERGVDIENLPKAQDIAVELIEKYANGKAVGEKDLYLKPYTSKVVRLREKQIKRILGIDIPLEEAVEILNRLEIPSKIEGDEIIAEIPAFRAYDLEREIDLIEEVGRVKGFNNLEESYPSVSTKQFETPEYYKFEEGTRQFFLSNGLNEVLTYSFSGEEEYETVGIEKPTIEIINYILKSQRLMRNTLIVSLLNVQKENLRYGNKDLSIFEIATTFFDDREETRLGILLSGKFIDGYNYTQEDKKFSTTKKWDFLKVKGLLTSYLTKIGLKDTKLNIEDKPFLNKYESAKLIYQDIEIGYFGKIHPKAAEKLEIPDNTYVGELYIKGISRDLNGKLNKKFIFDLFKEKPTITYQDIPKYPSVKRDLAFEADENFEVGKLLEEIEKTCKFVKKVKLFDVYYIGNGKKSIAVSIEFNAGDRSLTDEEVNKIVEDLVKDLSLKLKVNLRS; encoded by the coding sequence ATGAGAGTAAGCTATAACTGGATAAAAGAGCTTGTTGATATAGATGAAACTCCAGAGAAGATAGAAGAAAAACTAAATGAAACAGGACTTGAAACAACTGTAGAAAAATTTGGGAATTATATCCCAAACTTAACAACTGTAAAAATAATCTCTATAACCCCTCATCCAGAAAAGAATAACCTTTTAGTTTGTAAAGCTACAGATAGTGAAAAAGAATACCAAGTAATTACTACTGCTAAAAACATAAAAGAAAATGATATTGTTATACTTGCAAAAGAAGGGGCTAAAATAAAAGGGAAAGAAATAAAACCTACCAATTTTGGCTCTATAACATCTGAAGGTATGTTTTTATCTTTAACTGAACTTGATATTGGAATTGAAACAGATGAGTTATTTATACTTGGAGAAGATACACCTATAGGAGTAGATGCTTCAAAACTTCTTGGACTTGGAGAAGATTATATATTTGAGATAGAAATAACTCCAAATAGAGGAGATGCTTTATCTGTAAAAGGGCTTGCAAGGGAAATTGCAGCAGTATTTGGAGTAAAAAGGAAAGAAATTATTCCTATAGTTTCTATTTTCAAAGAAAAGGAACCTCAAATACAGATAAATACAGATAAAGTTTATAGATATAGAGGAATTATCCTTGAAAATGTAAGCATAAAACCTTCTCCTGTTGATATTCAGATAAAACTTATAAAGTCAGGCCAAAAACCTATTAATAATATAGTTGATTTTACTAACTATGTTTTACTTCTTGAAGGGCAACCTTTCCATGCTTTTGATTTAGATAAAATCAAAGGTAAAGTAATAGTTAGACAGGCAAAAGAAGGAGAAAAAATAGTAGCCCTTGATGGAAATGAATACTCCTTAAAAGAAACAGATATTGTTATTGCTGATGAAGAAAAGACAATAGCTATTGCCGGAGTAATAGGTGGAGATAATACTAAAGTAGATGAAAATACAAAAAATATACTCCTTGAAGCAGCCAATTTTGATCCTATATCAGTAAGAAAAACAGCAAAAAGACTTGCTATAAATACAGATTCTTCTTACAGATTTGAAAGAGGAGTTGATATTGAAAATCTCCCAAAAGCTCAAGATATAGCAGTAGAGCTTATAGAAAAGTATGCAAATGGAAAAGCAGTAGGAGAAAAAGATTTATACTTAAAACCTTATACTTCAAAGGTAGTAAGATTAAGAGAAAAACAGATAAAAAGAATTCTTGGAATAGATATTCCTTTGGAAGAAGCAGTAGAAATACTGAATAGACTTGAAATTCCTTCTAAGATAGAAGGAGATGAGATTATAGCTGAAATTCCTGCATTTAGAGCTTATGATTTAGAAAGGGAAATAGACTTAATAGAAGAAGTTGGAAGAGTAAAAGGATTTAATAATTTAGAAGAAAGTTATCCTTCCGTATCTACTAAGCAGTTTGAAACTCCTGAGTATTATAAGTTTGAAGAAGGAACAAGGCAGTTTTTCTTATCAAATGGATTAAATGAAGTTCTTACCTACTCTTTTTCTGGTGAAGAAGAGTATGAGACCGTAGGTATAGAAAAACCAACTATTGAGATAATTAACTATATCCTAAAATCTCAAAGATTAATGAGAAACACTCTTATTGTAAGCCTTTTAAATGTGCAAAAAGAAAATCTTAGATATGGCAATAAGGATTTATCTATTTTTGAGATAGCTACTACTTTCTTTGATGATAGAGAGGAAACAAGGCTTGGAATTCTTCTTTCTGGAAAGTTTATAGATGGATATAACTATACTCAAGAAGATAAAAAATTTTCTACTACAAAAAAATGGGATTTTCTAAAGGTTAAAGGATTATTAACAAGCTATTTAACTAAAATTGGATTAAAAGATACAAAACTTAACATTGAAGATAAGCCTTTCTTAAATAAGTATGAAAGTGCTAAATTAATCTACCAAGATATAGAAATAGGATATTTTGGTAAAATCCATCCAAAAGCAGCTGAAAAACTTGAAATACCTGACAATACTTATGTTGGAGAACTTTATATTAAAGGTATATCAAGAGATTTAAATGGAAAGCTAAATAAGAAATTTATTTTTGATTTATTTAAAGAAAAACCTACTATCACTTATCAAGACATACCAAAATATCCATCTGTAAAAAGGGATTTAGCTTTTGAAGCTGATGAAAACTTTGAAGTAGGAAAACTTTTAGAAGAAATAGAAAAAACTTGCAAATTTGTCAAAAAGGTTAAATTATTTGACGTGTACTATATTGGAAATGGCAAAAAAAGTATTGCAGTTTCTATAGAATTTAATGCTGGTGATAGAAGTTTAACAGATGAGGAAGTTAATAAAATAGTGGAAGATTTAGTGAAAGATTTAAGTTTAAAATTAAAGGTTAATTTAAGAAGCTAA
- the pheS gene encoding phenylalanine--tRNA ligase subunit alpha, with the protein MDIKKQLKALEEEYKQKIKEVLSLEELQKVKSTLLGKKGKITSFLKQLKSLTPEQKKEFGKAINEVKNLFEDLIKEKETELKEKALEEKLKKSQIDITLPAEWTEAGAPHPTTYTLKYITDIFVSMGFSIEEGPEVELEEYNFDMLNIPKDHPARDMQDTFFINKEGYVLRTHTSPVQIRTMLKKKPPLAVVAPGKVYRKDLDPTHSPMFHQIEGLFVDKNVSFRDLKGILKIFLETVFGKDIPIRFRPSYFPFTEPSAEVDIGCTVCKGKGCRVCKGTGWLEILGCGMVDPNVFKAVGINPEEFSGFAFGLGIERIAMLKFQIPDIRLLFNNDMRFNLQFKGL; encoded by the coding sequence ATGGACATAAAAAAGCAGTTAAAAGCTTTAGAAGAAGAATATAAACAAAAAATAAAAGAAGTTCTTAGTTTAGAAGAACTTCAAAAGGTTAAATCTACTTTACTTGGGAAAAAAGGAAAGATAACTTCTTTTTTAAAGCAGTTAAAATCACTGACTCCTGAGCAAAAAAAGGAATTTGGAAAAGCTATAAATGAAGTAAAAAATCTATTTGAAGATTTAATAAAAGAAAAAGAAACTGAACTTAAAGAGAAAGCTCTTGAAGAAAAACTGAAAAAATCTCAAATAGATATTACTTTACCTGCAGAATGGACAGAAGCAGGAGCACCTCATCCTACTACATATACTTTAAAGTATATTACTGATATATTTGTATCTATGGGATTTTCTATAGAAGAAGGGCCAGAAGTAGAACTTGAAGAGTATAACTTTGATATGTTAAATATTCCAAAAGATCATCCTGCAAGAGATATGCAGGATACTTTCTTTATAAATAAAGAAGGTTATGTTTTAAGAACTCATACTTCTCCTGTTCAGATAAGAACAATGTTAAAGAAAAAACCTCCACTTGCAGTAGTGGCACCAGGGAAAGTATATAGAAAAGATTTAGATCCTACCCATTCTCCTATGTTTCATCAGATAGAAGGACTTTTTGTTGATAAAAATGTAAGTTTTAGAGATTTAAAAGGAATTTTAAAAATATTTTTAGAAACAGTATTTGGTAAAGATATTCCTATAAGATTTAGACCAAGTTATTTCCCATTTACAGAACCTTCTGCAGAAGTAGATATTGGATGTACAGTTTGTAAAGGAAAAGGATGTAGAGTATGTAAAGGAACAGGATGGCTTGAGATTCTTGGATGTGGAATGGTTGATCCAAATGTATTTAAAGCAGTAGGAATAAATCCTGAGGAGTTTTCAGGATTTGCTTTTGGACTTGGAATTGAAAGAATAGCTATGCTTAAATTCCAAATACCAGATATAAGACTACTATTTAATAATGATATGAGATTTAATTTGCAGTTTAAGGGGTTATAA
- the rplT gene encoding 50S ribosomal protein L20, which produces MRVKGPSSKKHKKKILKLAKGYYGAKHRSYRRAKEQVLRSLQYEYRDRRLRKREFRRLWIQRINAAARLNGLSYSQFIHGLKSAGLDLDRKVLADIAVRDPEGFSKLVETAKSALN; this is translated from the coding sequence ATGAGAGTAAAAGGACCATCATCTAAAAAACATAAAAAGAAAATTTTAAAGCTTGCTAAAGGATATTACGGTGCAAAACACAGGTCTTATAGAAGAGCAAAAGAACAGGTTTTAAGATCTCTTCAATATGAATACAGAGATAGAAGATTAAGAAAAAGAGAGTTTAGAAGACTTTGGATTCAAAGAATTAACGCTGCTGCAAGATTAAATGGACTTTCTTATAGTCAGTTTATCCATGGATTAAAATCTGCAGGATTGGATTTAGATAGAAAAGTATTGGCAGATATTGCAGTAAGAGATCCTGAAGGATTTTCAAAATTAGTAGAAACAGCTAAATCTGCATTAAACTAA
- the rpmI gene encoding 50S ribosomal protein L35 translates to MAKVKMKTNRTAAKRLKVTAKGKIKYWKGGVSHYSTKKTRKRKRQGRKPQYVPETIKDKIEKLIPYSV, encoded by the coding sequence ATGGCTAAGGTAAAAATGAAAACAAATAGAACTGCAGCAAAAAGATTAAAGGTTACTGCAAAAGGAAAAATAAAGTACTGGAAAGGTGGTGTATCCCACTATAGCACTAAAAAAACAAGAAAAAGAAAAAGACAAGGTAGAAAGCCTCAATATGTACCAGAAACAATAAAAGATAAAATTGAAAAATTAATACCTTACTCAGTATAA
- a CDS encoding NAD(P)H-hydrate dehydratase, with amino-acid sequence MKVLKAKEMAFADENTINLTGIPSLVLMENAGRTTAQITLDKYKDKENFVVVAGSGNNGGDALVVARYLFKAGKKVKTYILSSSRQKLSQDNLKNLEIYENIGGEVLFITEKNLRKLQFALKNADVIIDGIFGTGFKPPVKGYREKVIKIINNSKKPVVSVDIPSGLFSDSGQIEGEFIKADITITFAYPKLCHILYPASEYCGEVFVVDISIDEHYLQEIKRYILTPKNILLPKRKKNSHKYTYGHNLVIGGSVGKSGAVIMASKASTKAGAGLTTALIPQEINQVVESNLIEEMSIPVSSKDGLFSKKALGEIKNIIKKGKFSSITIGMGMSINDSTLSIIEYILKVKKPIVIDADGLNNLALIDNFKNFLKKRKYPTILTPHVGEMSRLTGLETSYINNNLEEVAKEFSKDTESIVVLKSSRVVIAYKDEVFYSIKGNEGMATAGTGDVLAGILGALVNRLEPLEAVKTGVYLHGFSGDLAVKDLGVESLKATDLIDYLPKAYFELEKKKNNLSYSLVKSLKSY; translated from the coding sequence ATGAAAGTATTAAAAGCAAAAGAAATGGCATTTGCAGATGAAAATACTATAAATCTTACAGGAATACCTTCTCTTGTTTTAATGGAAAATGCAGGTAGAACAACTGCACAAATCACATTAGATAAATATAAAGACAAAGAAAACTTCGTTGTGGTAGCAGGTTCAGGGAATAATGGAGGTGATGCCCTTGTTGTTGCAAGATATTTATTTAAAGCAGGTAAAAAAGTAAAAACATATATACTATCATCTTCAAGACAAAAACTTTCTCAAGATAACTTAAAAAATCTTGAAATATATGAAAATATAGGTGGAGAGGTTTTATTTATTACAGAGAAAAATTTAAGGAAATTACAGTTTGCCTTAAAAAATGCAGATGTTATTATAGATGGAATTTTTGGTACAGGGTTTAAGCCACCTGTAAAAGGATATAGAGAAAAGGTTATAAAAATAATAAACAACTCAAAAAAACCTGTAGTATCTGTAGATATACCTTCTGGGCTTTTTTCAGATTCAGGACAGATAGAAGGAGAATTTATAAAAGCAGATATAACAATTACTTTTGCTTATCCTAAGCTTTGCCATATTCTTTATCCTGCATCTGAATACTGTGGAGAGGTTTTTGTTGTTGATATTTCAATAGATGAGCATTATTTACAAGAGATAAAAAGATATATATTAACTCCAAAAAATATACTACTTCCAAAAAGAAAGAAAAACTCTCATAAATACACATATGGCCATAATCTTGTAATAGGTGGTTCCGTAGGAAAATCCGGTGCAGTTATAATGGCTTCTAAAGCATCTACAAAAGCAGGAGCAGGATTAACTACTGCATTAATTCCACAAGAAATAAATCAAGTAGTAGAAAGTAATCTTATAGAAGAAATGTCTATTCCTGTATCAAGTAAAGATGGTTTATTTAGTAAGAAAGCATTAGGAGAAATAAAAAATATTATAAAAAAAGGAAAATTCTCATCTATTACTATTGGAATGGGAATGTCTATAAATGATTCTACATTGTCAATAATAGAATATATATTAAAAGTTAAAAAACCTATTGTAATAGATGCAGATGGATTAAATAATCTTGCTTTAATTGATAATTTCAAAAATTTTCTTAAAAAAAGAAAATATCCAACTATACTAACTCCACATGTTGGAGAAATGAGTAGATTAACAGGCTTGGAAACTTCTTATATCAATAATAATCTTGAGGAGGTTGCAAAAGAGTTTTCAAAAGATACAGAAAGTATAGTAGTTCTAAAATCTTCAAGAGTAGTAATAGCATACAAAGATGAGGTTTTTTACTCAATAAAAGGTAATGAAGGTATGGCAACAGCTGGAACAGGAGATGTTTTAGCAGGTATATTAGGAGCTTTAGTAAATAGATTAGAGCCTTTAGAAGCAGTTAAAACAGGTGTTTATCTTCATGGATTTTCAGGTGATTTGGCAGTAAAAGATTTAGGGGTAGAAAGCTTAAAAGCAACAGATTTAATAGATTATCTTCCAAAAGCCTATTTTGAATTAGAAAAGAAAAAGAATAATCTAAGCTATTCTTTAGTTAAGAGTTTAAAATCTTATTGA
- a CDS encoding HEPN domain-containing protein has translation MDYKNYYKQAVEIFEDVKNNITYYQPEKSLYLLDEAVNKFLKSLLLFYEIDFDSNSTNEELIELLENNTTIKLPSFKDFLIDLSYSYCEGGCSTYLNFKELPTKFIQPIEDFKEFIIEEIGIYNLE, from the coding sequence ATGGATTATAAAAATTACTATAAACAAGCAGTAGAAATTTTTGAAGATGTAAAAAATAATATTACTTACTATCAACCTGAAAAATCTTTATATTTACTTGATGAAGCAGTTAATAAATTTTTAAAAAGTTTACTTTTATTTTATGAAATAGATTTTGATTCAAATAGTACAAATGAGGAATTAATAGAATTACTTGAAAATAATACAACTATAAAATTACCTTCTTTTAAAGATTTTCTAATTGATTTATCCTACTCTTATTGTGAAGGAGGTTGCTCTACTTATCTAAATTTTAAAGAACTTCCAACAAAATTTATACAACCTATAGAAGATTTTAAAGAATTTATAATAGAAGAAATAGGAATTTATAATCTGGAGTAA
- a CDS encoding peroxiredoxin, which produces MTIEEGQKAPEFCLPGLTPDGEEKEICLKDLLSEGKYLVLYFYPKDNTPGCTTEACDFRDNLNAIGDKAVVAGVSPDSIESHKKFKEKYNLNFYLLSDPEKKVLQAYDAYGEKKMYGKTTVGVIRSTYIISPDGKIVKKWRNVKAKGHVAKVIQELEKLNS; this is translated from the coding sequence ATGACTATAGAAGAAGGACAAAAAGCTCCAGAATTTTGCCTTCCAGGTTTAACCCCTGATGGTGAAGAAAAAGAGATATGCTTAAAGGATCTTTTATCTGAAGGTAAATATCTTGTTTTATATTTTTATCCAAAGGATAATACACCTGGTTGTACTACTGAAGCTTGTGATTTTAGGGATAATCTAAATGCTATTGGAGATAAAGCTGTTGTTGCAGGGGTTAGCCCGGATAGTATAGAAAGCCATAAAAAATTTAAAGAAAAATATAACCTTAATTTTTATCTTTTATCTGATCCTGAGAAGAAAGTTTTACAAGCATATGATGCTTATGGAGAAAAGAAAATGTATGGTAAAACAACTGTTGGTGTTATCCGCTCTACATATATTATTTCTCCTGATGGAAAAATAGTTAAAAAATGGAGAAATGTAAAAGCTAAAGGGCATGTTGCTAAGGTAATACAAGAACTTGAAAAATTAAATAGTTAA
- a CDS encoding MBL fold metallo-hydrolase — protein MKKWINIGKKPNLLNLIISLEKIDKGYALYKKFYLNENSLLYKQIRYCLNHNINFIANLGHSSFFIYYEGIKILTDPFLSPHIFGIKRQKPAIIPQLLPQIDYILISHAHYDHLDTRTLRRLHRESTIILPENCKPVLRNMYFKEIVELKHFEIYKNNNIEIISLPVKHNKGRSLLFPNTETSSYIFKIKEKTFYFAGDTAYFEGFKDYGKDFDIDYAFLPIGGYEPRFLLKNVHMNPQEAVQAFLDLKAKYIIPIHFGTFHSIPRFVKVEAPLKKFKEEIKKRNLENRAIIIAPNEIEIDFC, from the coding sequence TTGAAGAAATGGATAAATATTGGGAAGAAGCCAAATCTATTGAACTTAATAATAAGCTTAGAGAAAATAGATAAAGGTTATGCTTTATATAAGAAGTTTTATCTTAATGAAAATAGCCTTTTATATAAACAGATCAGATATTGTTTAAATCATAATATAAATTTTATTGCAAATCTTGGCCATTCTTCTTTCTTCATATATTATGAAGGAATAAAAATACTAACTGATCCATTTTTAAGCCCTCATATTTTTGGTATAAAAAGGCAAAAACCAGCAATAATTCCTCAATTACTTCCTCAGATAGATTATATATTAATATCCCATGCCCATTATGATCATTTAGATACAAGAACTTTAAGAAGATTACATAGAGAATCTACAATTATTCTTCCAGAGAACTGTAAACCTGTTCTTAGAAATATGTATTTTAAAGAGATAGTAGAACTAAAACATTTTGAAATATATAAAAACAATAATATAGAAATTATTTCATTACCTGTAAAACATAATAAAGGACGCTCTTTACTTTTCCCAAATACAGAAACTTCCAGTTATATTTTTAAAATAAAAGAAAAAACCTTTTATTTTGCAGGAGATACTGCTTATTTTGAAGGATTTAAAGATTATGGTAAAGATTTTGATATAGATTATGCTTTTTTACCTATAGGTGGTTATGAACCAAGATTTTTACTTAAAAATGTTCATATGAATCCTCAAGAAGCTGTTCAAGCCTTTTTAGATTTAAAAGCAAAATATATAATTCCTATCCATTTTGGAACTTTCCATTCTATTCCAAGATTTGTAAAAGTAGAAGCACCTTTAAAAAAATTCAAAGAAGAGATAAAAAAAAGAAATTTGGAAAACAGGGCAATAATAATTGCCCCAAATGAAATAGAAATAGATTTTTGTTAA
- the mazG gene encoding nucleoside triphosphate pyrophosphohydrolase, whose amino-acid sequence MDCREEGKNFQRLVDIYEKIRRECPWDKEQTNKSIKNNLIEEAYELLEAIEKDDDKEMIEELGDVLLQVVFHSQIKKDEGKFDINDVINHLIDKLIYRHPHVFGEKETKDVESVLKQWDKLKEKEKKRESILDGIPKRMPALQRAQKVQNKAAKVGFDWKDINQILNKVEEEIKELKEAKTKEEIKHEFGDILIALVNLGRHLSIDAEEALHEATDRMVSRFQYIEKKAKEQGKKLEDMSLEEMDKYWEEAKSIELNNKLRENR is encoded by the coding sequence ATGGACTGTAGAGAAGAAGGCAAAAATTTTCAAAGATTAGTAGATATATATGAAAAGATAAGAAGAGAATGTCCTTGGGATAAAGAGCAAACAAATAAATCTATAAAAAATAACTTAATAGAAGAAGCATATGAACTTTTAGAAGCAATAGAAAAAGACGATGACAAAGAAATGATAGAAGAACTTGGAGATGTTTTGCTACAAGTAGTTTTCCATAGTCAGATAAAAAAAGATGAAGGAAAATTTGATATAAATGATGTAATAAACCATTTAATAGATAAACTTATATATAGACATCCTCATGTTTTTGGAGAAAAAGAAACAAAAGATGTAGAATCTGTATTAAAACAATGGGATAAACTTAAAGAAAAAGAAAAAAAGAGGGAATCTATATTAGATGGAATTCCCAAAAGAATGCCTGCTTTACAAAGAGCTCAAAAGGTACAAAATAAAGCAGCAAAAGTTGGATTTGATTGGAAAGATATAAATCAGATACTAAATAAAGTAGAAGAAGAAATAAAAGAGTTAAAAGAAGCAAAGACAAAAGAAGAAATAAAACATGAATTTGGTGATATTTTAATTGCCCTTGTAAACTTAGGAAGACATCTATCAATAGATGCAGAAGAAGCTTTACATGAAGCAACAGATAGAATGGTAAGTAGATTTCAATATATTGAGAAAAAGGCTAAAGAACAAGGAAAAAAATTAGAGGATATGTCCCTTGAAGAAATGGATAAATATTGGGAAGAAGCCAAATCTATTGAACTTAATAATAAGCTTAGAGAAAATAGATAA
- a CDS encoding DEAD/DEAH box helicase, protein MITLIEEYNVKDLNKEDTVVFFNNTVEISENLVKKIDKYQIFGKVFKQNEGFNLKDLKEKENNKIKKSSVKNISIFDLLIPVLNPEINFDIPQEISFPYKLYNYQVYGVKFLLSNKSALLADQMGTGKTVQSTTAIRILFIKGLIKKALIVAPSSLLSVWEQHIKLWAPELQYILINEKRDIRKILFNTKAHVYIISYDTLKNDYKNEKEILDKFSTDLDLVLLDEAHNIKNPDALKTKAVLFVSRFSKYRWALTGTPIQNNLKEFLSLYKFLFPDKDLPKDLTEEEASALIKPIMLRRLKKDVLKDLPDKMPPIIEKLSLSPSQRQEYEHILGIEQEKISNLIDKHKDSKKFKFILKQNLIHSIQRLRQICNFPSSSLESPKMERLKEIVLELIENKEKVVIFTNFYKYGIERIAKSLSNEIGKDAIALFYGNMSQKERKKSIRKFKEDENCFVFLGTVGSAGEGLTLTEASYAIFFDMHWNPAKMWQAEDRIHRIGQKNKVIIHTLITKDTIEENILKKVEEKKKLINNVVDGVKHKITEEDISIDSLLEIIGLGKS, encoded by the coding sequence ATGATAACATTAATTGAAGAATATAATGTAAAAGATCTAAACAAAGAAGATACAGTAGTATTTTTTAATAATACTGTTGAAATTTCTGAAAATTTAGTTAAAAAGATAGATAAATATCAGATTTTTGGTAAAGTATTTAAGCAAAATGAAGGCTTTAATCTGAAGGATTTAAAAGAAAAAGAAAACAATAAAATAAAAAAAAGCAGTGTAAAAAATATATCCATTTTTGATTTATTAATTCCTGTTTTAAATCCTGAAATAAATTTTGATATTCCTCAAGAAATATCTTTCCCTTATAAGCTATATAACTATCAAGTGTATGGCGTTAAATTTTTACTTTCTAATAAGTCAGCCCTTCTTGCAGATCAGATGGGGACCGGTAAAACTGTACAATCAACAACTGCCATTAGAATTTTATTTATAAAAGGATTAATTAAAAAAGCTTTAATAGTTGCTCCTTCTTCTTTACTTTCAGTTTGGGAACAACATATAAAATTATGGGCTCCTGAACTTCAATATATATTGATTAATGAAAAAAGAGATATTAGGAAAATATTATTTAATACAAAAGCACATGTTTATATAATCTCATATGATACTTTAAAAAATGATTATAAAAATGAAAAAGAAATTTTAGATAAATTTTCTACAGATTTAGATCTTGTTTTATTAGATGAAGCACATAACATAAAAAATCCTGATGCTTTAAAAACTAAAGCAGTTTTATTTGTAAGTAGATTTTCAAAATATAGATGGGCTCTTACAGGAACGCCAATCCAAAACAATCTAAAAGAATTTTTATCTCTTTATAAATTTTTATTTCCTGATAAAGATTTACCTAAGGATTTAACAGAAGAAGAGGCTTCTGCTTTAATTAAACCTATAATGCTTAGAAGATTAAAAAAAGATGTTTTAAAAGATTTACCAGATAAAATGCCACCTATAATAGAAAAGTTATCACTTTCCCCTTCACAAAGACAAGAGTATGAACATATATTAGGAATAGAACAAGAAAAAATTAGTAATCTTATTGATAAGCATAAAGATAGTAAAAAGTTTAAATTTATCTTAAAACAAAATCTAATCCATTCAATCCAAAGATTAAGACAAATATGTAATTTCCCATCTTCTTCTTTAGAGAGTCCTAAAATGGAAAGATTAAAAGAAATTGTTCTTGAACTAATTGAAAATAAAGAAAAAGTAGTAATTTTTACAAATTTTTATAAATATGGAATAGAAAGAATTGCTAAAAGTTTATCAAACGAGATAGGAAAAGATGCCATAGCTTTATTTTATGGAAATATGAGTCAAAAAGAGAGAAAAAAATCTATTAGAAAATTCAAAGAAGATGAAAACTGTTTTGTTTTTCTTGGTACCGTAGGTTCTGCTGGAGAAGGATTAACATTAACAGAAGCAAGTTATGCAATATTTTTTGATATGCATTGGAATCCTGCCAAAATGTGGCAAGCAGAAGATAGAATCCATAGAATAGGCCAAAAAAATAAAGTAATAATCCATACTCTTATAACAAAAGATACCATAGAGGAAAATATTCTAAAAAAAGTAGAAGAAAAGAAAAAATTAATAAATAATGTGGTAGATGGCGTTAAACATAAAATTACTGAAGAAGATATATCTATAGATTCACTTCTTGAAATAATTGGTTTAGGAAAATCTTAA